In Phocoena phocoena chromosome 19, mPhoPho1.1, whole genome shotgun sequence, a genomic segment contains:
- the TSPOAP1 gene encoding peripheral-type benzodiazepine receptor-associated protein 1 isoform X2, with amino-acid sequence MEQLTPLPRPGDPGNMELWALPAWQSWTPGQGGEPGGTSPSIADTPAALRVGELRPEESSEPEGARSAGSVGGIQPERTETGLPSPGPGALSSGLSCQRLEGKEVEAFSKGKLKMGFGDRPNLELLRAVGELQQRCAILKEENQMLRKSSFPETEEKVRRLKRKNAELAVIAKRLEERARKLQETNLRVVSAPMPSPGASLELCRKALARQRARDLSETASALLAKDKQIAALQRECSELQARLTLAGKEGPQWLHVRDFDRLLRESQREVLRLQRQIALRNQREPPPPPRPPGLAAPARAGAPAPGAPGEATPQEDVENPPVVLGEPEKWQRVQQLESELSKKRKKCESLEQEARKKQRRCEELELQLREAQSENARLAEENSRLSGTATEKEQVEWENVELRGQLLGVTQERDSALLKSRGLQSKLESLEQVLKHMREVAQRRQQLEAEHELAGLCLQEKQEEVRRLQQAQAEAQREHEGAVQLLESTLDSMQVRVRELEEQCRSQTERFSLLAQELQAFRLHPGPLDLLTSALGYSTLGDRPPPPCCSTPQPCRGSGPKDLDLPPGSPGHCTPKSSEPAPATLAGGPRRTAKKAESLSNSSRSESIHNSPKSCPTPEVDTASEVEELEADSVSLPPAAPEGSRGGARIQVFLARYSYNPFEGPNENPEAELPLTAGEYIYIYGNMDEDGFFEGELMDGRRGLVPSNFVERVSDDDLLTSLPPELADLSHSSGPELSFLSGGAGGSSSGGQSSGGRSQPRTEEEAAGDELRLSPSPEGLGEPPAAPHPRCLAVLKQLAHSVVLAWEPPPECVELRGYHVCVNGELRQALGPGAPPTAVLENLDLQTGPLRVSVQALTSWGGSDPLRCCLVLGAGAGVAPSQLRVHRLTATSAEITWAPGNSNLAHAIYLNGEECPSACPSTYWATFCHLRPGTLYQARVEAQLPPRGSWEPGLERPEQRAATLQFTTLPAGPPDAPLDVQIEPGPSPGILIVSWLPVTIDAAGTSNGVRVTGYAIYADGQKIMEVASPTAGSVLVELSQLQLLQACRAVAVRTMSPHGESADSIPAPVAPALAEASSPARVSCPSPRLGSEARPPLAPASPGPGDPSSPLPCPNPRGTREPPGGSPASCPGETPRGSSEEPPVPGSQEEAGTAELGAPGDRKASEPTLGERVPGPAASSLAEEKAEWTAGEARPAPGSIQGALAQRLPCAEACRAGDTGPGLRPRAEREDTAELGVRLGSALVDHGRNSDLSDIQEEEEAEAEELGVKTCSFPKQGAGNSLRDNGAKPQPDPFCETDSDEEILEQILELPLQQFCSKKLFSIPEEEEEEDEEDERRPAAGSSSRDPDPPEPAFLGLGCDSGRPRGPGLCPLSPEPSRAGDRLEDMPGLVGGSSWRKGSGSPEKPPSRRRSPDPREHCSRLLGSGGSQGSGRPGPARERGGPPVGEGARAGPEAGGRGRPAPSRRCPRGPAPESGLASCLSPTCLEISIEYDSEDEQETGGGGISVTSSCYLGDGEAWGAAPTGRPRGPPKANSGPNPYPRLPAWEKGEPERRGRSATGRAKESPSRATETGEPRGQDGSGRRGPQRRGGRAPRPGSAELAPPRSPPEEALAYQDLPVRVFVALFDYDPVSMSPNPDAGEEELPFQEGQILKVFGDKDADGFYRGEGGGRMGYIPCNMVSEVTADSPAGRQQLLQRGYLSPDVLVEGSARTAGPPPKPRRSKKAESEGPVQPCACSPPPPPGAPQPVSSTGLKAPRSMVAAFDYNPRESSPNMDVEAELPFRAGDVITVFGGMDDDGFYYGELNGQRGLVPSNFLEGPGPEAGGSDREPGTPQAEGQRTRRRRIQC; translated from the exons ATGGAGCAACTGACACCCCTTCCCCGGCCGGGGGACCCCGGAAACATGGAGCTGTGGGCACTGCCCGCCTGGCAGAGCTGGACTCCAGGCCAGGGGGGCGAACCTGGAGGTACATCCCCAAGCATTGCCGATACTCCGGCGGCTCTGCGTGTTGGAGAACTGAGGCCTGAGGAGAGCTCCGAGCCCGAGGGAGCCCGAAGCGCCGGGTCTGTGGGAGGCATCCAGCCTGAAAGAACAGAAACTGGGCTGCCCAGCCCCGGGCCGGGAGCACTGAGCTCTGGACTCAGCTGCCAGAGGCTGGAGGGCAAGGAGGTGGAGGCTTTCTCTAAG GGCAAGCTGAAAATGGGCTTTGGGGACAGGCCCAATCTGGAGCTGCTGAGGGCCGTGGGGGAGCTGCAGCAGCGCTGTGCCATCCTTAAGGAGGAGAACCAGATGCTG AGGAAGAGCAGCTTCCCCGAGACGGAGGAGAAGGTGCGGAGACTGAAGCGGAAGAACGCAGAGCTGGCGGTCATTGCCAAGCGCCTGGAGGAGAGAGCCCGGAAGCTGCAGGAGACCAACCTGCGGGTG GTGAGCGCTCCCATGCCCAGTCCAGGGGCCAGCTTGGAGTTGTGCCGGAAGGCCCTGGCCCGCCAGCGAGCCCGGGACCTCAGTGAGACAGCCAGTGCCCTGCTGGCCAAGGACAAGCAGATTGCTGCCTTGCAGCGGGAGTGCAGTGAGCTGCAGGCCAGGCTCACCCTGGCTGGCAAG GAGGGCCCCCAGTGGCTCCACGTGCGGGACTTCGACCGGCTGCTGCGGGAGTCCCAGCGGGAGGtgctgcggctgcagaggcagaTCGCCTTGCGCAACCAGAGGGAGCCGCCCCCGCCGCCTCGGCCCCCAGGCCTGGCCGCCCCGGCCAGAGCAGGGGCGCCCGCCCCCGGGGCCCCGGGAGAG GCCACGCCCCAGGAGGATGTGGAAAACCCACCCGTGGTCCTAGGGGAGCCAGAGAAATGGCAGAGGGTGCAGCAGCTG GAATCAGAGCTCAGCAAGAAGCGGAAGAAATGCGAGAGCCTGGAGCAGGAAGCCCGGAAAAAGCAGAGGCGATGTGAGGAGCTG GAACTGCAGCTGAGGGAAGCCCAGAGTGAGAATGCCCGCCTCGCGGAGGAGAACTCTCGGCTCAGTGGGACAGCCACGGAGAAGGAGCAG GTGGAATGGGAGAACGTGGAGCTGAGGGGCCAGCTCCTGGGAGTGACGCAGGAGAGGGACTCGGCCCTTCTCAAGAGCCGGGGCCTGCAGAGCAAGCTGGAGAGCCTGGAGCAGGTGCTGAAG CACATGCGGGAGGTGGCCCAGCGGAGGCAGCAGCTGGAGGCGGAACATGAGCTGGCTGGGCTTTGCCTgcaggagaagcaggaggaggtCCGGAGGCTGCAGCAG GCCCAGGCAGAAGCCCAGAGGGAACACGAAGGGGCCGTGCAGCTGCTGGAG TCCACCCTGGATTCCATGCAG GTCCGGGTTCGAGAGCTGGAGGAACAGTGCCGCAGCCAGACTGAGCGCTTCAGCCTCCTGGCGCAGGAGCTCCAGGCCTTCCGCCTGCACCCGGGCCCCTTGGATCTGCTCACCTCCGCCCTGGGCTACAGTACCCTTGGGGACCGCCCGCCACCCCCCTGCTGctccaccccccagccctgccggGGGTCTGGCCCCAAAG ACCTTGACCTCCCGCCAGGCTCCCCAGGGCACTGCACCCCAAAGTCTTCCGAGCCTGCCCCTGCCACCCTTGCTGGGGGCCCCCGAAGGACGGCCAAGAAGGCAGAGTCTCTGTCCAACTCCTCTCGCTCCGAGTCCATCCACAACAGCCCCAAGTCATGCCCTACGCCCGAG GTGGACACAGCCAGCGAGGTGGAGGAGCTGGAGGCAGACAGCGTCTCCCTGCCGCCAGCAGCCCCGGAGGGCAGCCGGGGAGGAGCCAGGATCCAGGTCTTCCTCGCTCGCTACAG CTACAACCCCTTCGAGGGCCCCAATGAGAACCCAGAGGCAGAGCTTCCGCTTACCGCTGGCGAGTACATCTACATCTATGGCAACATGGACGAGGATGGCTTCTTTGAAG GGGAGCTCATGGATGGCCGAAGGGGCCTGGTCCCTTCCAATTTTGTAGAGCGTGTGTCCGACGACGACCTCctgacctccctgcctccagaGCTGGCTGATCTGTCCCACAGCTCAGGCCCTGAACTCAGTTTCCTGAGTGGCGGTGCGGGCGGCAGCAGTAGCGGAGGCCAGAGCAGCGGGGGACGCAGCCAGCCCAGAACAGAGGAAGAGGCTGCAGGGGACGAGCTCAGGCTGAGCCCCTCGCCCGAGGGCCTGGGTGAGCCCCCTGCCGCGCCTCACCCCCGCTGTCTGGCTGTCCTCAAGCAGCTGGCCCACAGCGTGGTGCTGGCCTGGGAGCCGCCTCCCGAATGCGTGGAGCTGCGTGGCTACCATGTCTGTGTGAATGGGGAGCTGCGGCAGGCCCTGGGGCCCGGGGCGCCCCCCACGGCTGTGCTTGAGAATCTGGACCTGCAGACCGGGCCCCTCCGTGTCTCTGTTCAGGCCCTGACCAGCTGGGGCGGCTCTGACCCTCTGCGCTGTTGCTTGGTGCTaggggccggggctggggtgGCACCTAGCCAGCTGCGGGTCCATCGACTGACAGCCACGTCCGCTGAGATCACCTGGGCGCCCGGCAATAGCAACTTGGCCCATGCCATCTACCTCAATGGGGAAGAGTGCCCCTCTGCCTGCCCTAGCACCTACTGGGCCACCTTCTGCCACCTGCGGCCTGGTACACTCTATCAGGCCCGAGTGGAGGCTCAGCTCCCACCTCGAGGGTCCTGGGAACCAGGCTTGGAGAGGCCAGAGCAACGGGCTGCCACCCTGCAGTTCACCACACTCCCAGCAG GCCCACCTGATGCCCCCCTGGATGTGCAGATTGAGCCAGGGCCCTCCCCGGGAATCTTGATCGTCAGCTGGCTCCCGGTAACAATTGATGCTGCTGGCACCTCCAACGGCGTCCGGGTCACAGGCTATGCCATTTATGCTGATGGGCAGAAG ATCATGGAGGTGGCCTCCCCCACGGCAGGCAGTGTGCTGGTGGAGTTGTCGCAGCTGCAGCTGCTGCAGGCATGCCGCGCGGTGGCCGTGCGCACCATGTCGCCCCACGGCGAGTCGGCCGACTCCATCCCGGCTCCCGTCGCCCCTGCCCTGGCTGAGGCCTCCTCGCCAGCCAGggtctcctgcccctccccgcgACTGGGCTCGGAGGCCAGACCGCCCCTCGCTCCAGCCTCCCCAGGGCCTGGAGACCCCAGCTCTCCCCTCCCGTGCCCCAACCCCCGTGGAACTCGAGAGCCCCCCGGGGGCTCCCCAGCAAGCTGTCCCGGAGAGACACCAAGAGGATCCTCAGAGGAGCCCCCAGTGCCTGGCTCTCAG GAGGAGGCTGGGACAGCTGAGCTGGGGGCCCCAGGAGACAGGAAGGCCAGTGAGCCAACCTTGGGAGAGCGAGTTCCTGGCCCTGCAGCTTCCTCCCTGGCCGAGGAGAAGGCTGAGTGGACTGCGGGAGAGGCCCGCCCGGCCCCTGGCTCCATCCAGGGAGCGCTGGCCCAGAGGCTGCCCTGTGCTGAGGCCTGCCGTGCAGGAGACACAGGGCCTGGGCTGAGGCCCAGGGCTGAG AGAGAGGACACGGCCGAGCTTGGGGTCCGTCTGGGGAGCGCCCTTGTGGACCATGGCCGCAACTCAGATCTGTCAGACATccaagaggaggaggaggcagaggcagaggagtTGGGTGTCAAGACTTGCTCCTTCCCGAAGCAGGGTGCTGGCAACAGCCTCAGGGACAATGGGGCCAAG ccccagcccgacCCCTTCTGTGAGACTGACAGCGACGAGGAGATCTTGGAGCAGATCCTGGAGCTGCCCCTCCAGCAGTTCTGCAGCAAGAAGCTCTTTAGCATCcctgaggaggaggaagaagaggacgaAGAGGACGAGAGGAGGCCGGCGGCAGGCTCTTCTTCCCGGGACCCTGACCCGCCTGAGCCTGCATTCCTGGGGCTGGGCTGTGACAGCGGTCGGCCCCGAGGACCTGGCCTATGTCCTTTGTCTCCCGAGCCCTCCAGGGCTGGGGACCGCCTGGAGGACATGCCTGGACTGGTTGGTGGAAGCAGCTGGAGAAAAGGAAGTGGTTCCCCCGAGAAGCCCCCCAGCCGCAGGCGGTCCCCAGATCCCCGTGAACACTGCAGCCGACTCCTCGGCAGCGGCGGGTCCCAGGGCTCTGGACGACCAGGCCCCGCCCGGGAGAGGGGCGGCCCCCCCGTGGGCGAGGGCGCCAGGGCTGGACCGGAGGCTGGTGGGAGAGGGCGGCCGGCCCCTTCGAGGAGGTGCCCCCGTGGCCCAGCCCCAGAATCGGGCCTGGCCAGCTGCCTCTCCCCCACGTGCTTGGAAATCAGCATCGAATATGATTCTGAGGATGAGCAAGAGACGGGCGGCGGGGGCATCAGCGTCACCAGCTCCTGCTACCTCGGAGATGGGGAGGCGTGGGGTGCAGCACCCACGGGAAGGCCCAGGGGGCCTCCGAAGGCCAATTCAGGCCCCAACCCCTACCCACGCCTCCCGGCCTGGGAGAAAGGGGAGCCAGAGCGGAGAGGCCGCAGTGCCACTGGCAGAGCCAAGGAGTCACCCTCCCGG GCAACAGAGACTGGGGAGCCCAGAGGGCAGGACGGCTCTGGGCGGAGGGGCCCCCAGCGGAGAGGGGGCCGGGCCCCCAGGCCAGGCTCCGCGGAGCTGG CCCCTCCGAGGAGCCCTCCAGAAGAAGCACTGGCTTACCAGGACCTACCTGTCAGGGTCTTTGTGGCTCTGTTTGACTATGACCCCGTGTCGATGTCTCCCAACCCTGATGCCGGGGAAGAGGAGCTCCCCTTCCAGGAGGGCCAGATCCTGAAG GTGTTTGGGGACAAGGATGCCGATGGCTTCTATCGGGGTGAAGGCGGGGGCCGGATGGGCTACATCCCGTGCAACATGGTGTCCGAGGTGACTGCGGACAGTCCTGCAGGGAGACAGCAGCTGCTCCAACGGGGCTATTTGTCCCCAGATGTTCTCGTTGAGGGTTCAG CTCGCACAGCTGGGCCTCCCCCCAAGCCCCGCCGCTCCAAGAAAG CTGAGTCGGAAGGCCCTGTCCAGCCCTGTGCA tgttctccccctcctcctccaggcgCCCCCCAGCCGGTCTCCTCTACTGGCCTGAAAGCTCCCCGCTCCATGGTGGCTGCATTTGACTACAACCCCCGGGAGAGTTCCCCCAACATGGATGTGGAG GCAGAGCTGCCCTTCCGGGCAGGGGACGTCATCACTGTGTTCGGGGGCATGGACGATGATGGTTTCTACTAT GGGGAACTGAATGGACAGCGGGGCCTGGTTCCATCCAACTTCTTGGAGGGCCCTGGGCCTGAGGCAGGCGGCTCAGACAGGGAGCCCGGGACACCCCAGGCCGAGGGGCAG AGAACGAGGAGGAGAAGAATCCAGTGCTAG
- the TSPOAP1 gene encoding peripheral-type benzodiazepine receptor-associated protein 1 isoform X1 — MEQLTPLPRPGDPGNMELWALPAWQSWTPGQGGEPGGTSPSIADTPAALRVGELRPEESSEPEGARSAGSVGGIQPERTETGLPSPGPGALSSGLSCQRLEGKEVEAFSKGKLKMGFGDRPNLELLRAVGELQQRCAILKEENQMLRKSSFPETEEKVRRLKRKNAELAVIAKRLEERARKLQETNLRVVSAPMPSPGASLELCRKALARQRARDLSETASALLAKDKQIAALQRECSELQARLTLAGKEGPQWLHVRDFDRLLRESQREVLRLQRQIALRNQREPPPPPRPPGLAAPARAGAPAPGAPGEATPQEDVENPPVVLGEPEKWQRVQQLESELSKKRKKCESLEQEARKKQRRCEELELQLREAQSENARLAEENSRLSGTATEKEQVEWENVELRGQLLGVTQERDSALLKSRGLQSKLESLEQVLKHMREVAQRRQQLEAEHELAGLCLQEKQEEVRRLQQAQAEAQREHEGAVQLLESTLDSMQVRVRELEEQCRSQTERFSLLAQELQAFRLHPGPLDLLTSALGYSTLGDRPPPPCCSTPQPCRGSGPKDLDLPPGSPGHCTPKSSEPAPATLAGGPRRTAKKAESLSNSSRSESIHNSPKSCPTPEVDTASEVEELEADSVSLPPAAPEGSRGGARIQVFLARYSYNPFEGPNENPEAELPLTAGEYIYIYGNMDEDGFFEGELMDGRRGLVPSNFVERVSDDDLLTSLPPELADLSHSSGPELSFLSGGAGGSSSGGQSSGGRSQPRTEEEAAGDELRLSPSPEGLGEPPAAPHPRCLAVLKQLAHSVVLAWEPPPECVELRGYHVCVNGELRQALGPGAPPTAVLENLDLQTGPLRVSVQALTSWGGSDPLRCCLVLGAGAGVAPSQLRVHRLTATSAEITWAPGNSNLAHAIYLNGEECPSACPSTYWATFCHLRPGTLYQARVEAQLPPRGSWEPGLERPEQRAATLQFTTLPAGPPDAPLDVQIEPGPSPGILIVSWLPVTIDAAGTSNGVRVTGYAIYADGQKIMEVASPTAGSVLVELSQLQLLQACRAVAVRTMSPHGESADSIPAPVAPALAEASSPARVSCPSPRLGSEARPPLAPASPGPGDPSSPLPCPNPRGTREPPGGSPASCPGETPRGSSEEPPVPGSQEEAGTAELGAPGDRKASEPTLGERVPGPAASSLAEEKAEWTAGEARPAPGSIQGALAQRLPCAEACRAGDTGPGLRPRAEREDTAELGVRLGSALVDHGRNSDLSDIQEEEEAEAEELGVKTCSFPKQGAGNSLRDNGAKPQPDPFCETDSDEEILEQILELPLQQFCSKKLFSIPEEEEEEDEEDERRPAAGSSSRDPDPPEPAFLGLGCDSGRPRGPGLCPLSPEPSRAGDRLEDMPGLVGGSSWRKGSGSPEKPPSRRRSPDPREHCSRLLGSGGSQGSGRPGPARERGGPPVGEGARAGPEAGGRGRPAPSRRCPRGPAPESGLASCLSPTCLEISIEYDSEDEQETGGGGISVTSSCYLGDGEAWGAAPTGRPRGPPKANSGPNPYPRLPAWEKGEPERRGRSATGRAKESPSRATETGEPRGQDGSGRRGPQRRGGRAPRPGSAELAPPRSPPEEALAYQDLPVRVFVALFDYDPVSMSPNPDAGEEELPFQEGQILKVFGDKDADGFYRGEGGGRMGYIPCNMVSEVTADSPAGRQQLLQRGYLSPDVLVEGSGNGPFVYSTARTAGPPPKPRRSKKAESEGPVQPCACSPPPPPGAPQPVSSTGLKAPRSMVAAFDYNPRESSPNMDVEAELPFRAGDVITVFGGMDDDGFYYGELNGQRGLVPSNFLEGPGPEAGGSDREPGTPQAEGQRTRRRRIQC; from the exons ATGGAGCAACTGACACCCCTTCCCCGGCCGGGGGACCCCGGAAACATGGAGCTGTGGGCACTGCCCGCCTGGCAGAGCTGGACTCCAGGCCAGGGGGGCGAACCTGGAGGTACATCCCCAAGCATTGCCGATACTCCGGCGGCTCTGCGTGTTGGAGAACTGAGGCCTGAGGAGAGCTCCGAGCCCGAGGGAGCCCGAAGCGCCGGGTCTGTGGGAGGCATCCAGCCTGAAAGAACAGAAACTGGGCTGCCCAGCCCCGGGCCGGGAGCACTGAGCTCTGGACTCAGCTGCCAGAGGCTGGAGGGCAAGGAGGTGGAGGCTTTCTCTAAG GGCAAGCTGAAAATGGGCTTTGGGGACAGGCCCAATCTGGAGCTGCTGAGGGCCGTGGGGGAGCTGCAGCAGCGCTGTGCCATCCTTAAGGAGGAGAACCAGATGCTG AGGAAGAGCAGCTTCCCCGAGACGGAGGAGAAGGTGCGGAGACTGAAGCGGAAGAACGCAGAGCTGGCGGTCATTGCCAAGCGCCTGGAGGAGAGAGCCCGGAAGCTGCAGGAGACCAACCTGCGGGTG GTGAGCGCTCCCATGCCCAGTCCAGGGGCCAGCTTGGAGTTGTGCCGGAAGGCCCTGGCCCGCCAGCGAGCCCGGGACCTCAGTGAGACAGCCAGTGCCCTGCTGGCCAAGGACAAGCAGATTGCTGCCTTGCAGCGGGAGTGCAGTGAGCTGCAGGCCAGGCTCACCCTGGCTGGCAAG GAGGGCCCCCAGTGGCTCCACGTGCGGGACTTCGACCGGCTGCTGCGGGAGTCCCAGCGGGAGGtgctgcggctgcagaggcagaTCGCCTTGCGCAACCAGAGGGAGCCGCCCCCGCCGCCTCGGCCCCCAGGCCTGGCCGCCCCGGCCAGAGCAGGGGCGCCCGCCCCCGGGGCCCCGGGAGAG GCCACGCCCCAGGAGGATGTGGAAAACCCACCCGTGGTCCTAGGGGAGCCAGAGAAATGGCAGAGGGTGCAGCAGCTG GAATCAGAGCTCAGCAAGAAGCGGAAGAAATGCGAGAGCCTGGAGCAGGAAGCCCGGAAAAAGCAGAGGCGATGTGAGGAGCTG GAACTGCAGCTGAGGGAAGCCCAGAGTGAGAATGCCCGCCTCGCGGAGGAGAACTCTCGGCTCAGTGGGACAGCCACGGAGAAGGAGCAG GTGGAATGGGAGAACGTGGAGCTGAGGGGCCAGCTCCTGGGAGTGACGCAGGAGAGGGACTCGGCCCTTCTCAAGAGCCGGGGCCTGCAGAGCAAGCTGGAGAGCCTGGAGCAGGTGCTGAAG CACATGCGGGAGGTGGCCCAGCGGAGGCAGCAGCTGGAGGCGGAACATGAGCTGGCTGGGCTTTGCCTgcaggagaagcaggaggaggtCCGGAGGCTGCAGCAG GCCCAGGCAGAAGCCCAGAGGGAACACGAAGGGGCCGTGCAGCTGCTGGAG TCCACCCTGGATTCCATGCAG GTCCGGGTTCGAGAGCTGGAGGAACAGTGCCGCAGCCAGACTGAGCGCTTCAGCCTCCTGGCGCAGGAGCTCCAGGCCTTCCGCCTGCACCCGGGCCCCTTGGATCTGCTCACCTCCGCCCTGGGCTACAGTACCCTTGGGGACCGCCCGCCACCCCCCTGCTGctccaccccccagccctgccggGGGTCTGGCCCCAAAG ACCTTGACCTCCCGCCAGGCTCCCCAGGGCACTGCACCCCAAAGTCTTCCGAGCCTGCCCCTGCCACCCTTGCTGGGGGCCCCCGAAGGACGGCCAAGAAGGCAGAGTCTCTGTCCAACTCCTCTCGCTCCGAGTCCATCCACAACAGCCCCAAGTCATGCCCTACGCCCGAG GTGGACACAGCCAGCGAGGTGGAGGAGCTGGAGGCAGACAGCGTCTCCCTGCCGCCAGCAGCCCCGGAGGGCAGCCGGGGAGGAGCCAGGATCCAGGTCTTCCTCGCTCGCTACAG CTACAACCCCTTCGAGGGCCCCAATGAGAACCCAGAGGCAGAGCTTCCGCTTACCGCTGGCGAGTACATCTACATCTATGGCAACATGGACGAGGATGGCTTCTTTGAAG GGGAGCTCATGGATGGCCGAAGGGGCCTGGTCCCTTCCAATTTTGTAGAGCGTGTGTCCGACGACGACCTCctgacctccctgcctccagaGCTGGCTGATCTGTCCCACAGCTCAGGCCCTGAACTCAGTTTCCTGAGTGGCGGTGCGGGCGGCAGCAGTAGCGGAGGCCAGAGCAGCGGGGGACGCAGCCAGCCCAGAACAGAGGAAGAGGCTGCAGGGGACGAGCTCAGGCTGAGCCCCTCGCCCGAGGGCCTGGGTGAGCCCCCTGCCGCGCCTCACCCCCGCTGTCTGGCTGTCCTCAAGCAGCTGGCCCACAGCGTGGTGCTGGCCTGGGAGCCGCCTCCCGAATGCGTGGAGCTGCGTGGCTACCATGTCTGTGTGAATGGGGAGCTGCGGCAGGCCCTGGGGCCCGGGGCGCCCCCCACGGCTGTGCTTGAGAATCTGGACCTGCAGACCGGGCCCCTCCGTGTCTCTGTTCAGGCCCTGACCAGCTGGGGCGGCTCTGACCCTCTGCGCTGTTGCTTGGTGCTaggggccggggctggggtgGCACCTAGCCAGCTGCGGGTCCATCGACTGACAGCCACGTCCGCTGAGATCACCTGGGCGCCCGGCAATAGCAACTTGGCCCATGCCATCTACCTCAATGGGGAAGAGTGCCCCTCTGCCTGCCCTAGCACCTACTGGGCCACCTTCTGCCACCTGCGGCCTGGTACACTCTATCAGGCCCGAGTGGAGGCTCAGCTCCCACCTCGAGGGTCCTGGGAACCAGGCTTGGAGAGGCCAGAGCAACGGGCTGCCACCCTGCAGTTCACCACACTCCCAGCAG GCCCACCTGATGCCCCCCTGGATGTGCAGATTGAGCCAGGGCCCTCCCCGGGAATCTTGATCGTCAGCTGGCTCCCGGTAACAATTGATGCTGCTGGCACCTCCAACGGCGTCCGGGTCACAGGCTATGCCATTTATGCTGATGGGCAGAAG ATCATGGAGGTGGCCTCCCCCACGGCAGGCAGTGTGCTGGTGGAGTTGTCGCAGCTGCAGCTGCTGCAGGCATGCCGCGCGGTGGCCGTGCGCACCATGTCGCCCCACGGCGAGTCGGCCGACTCCATCCCGGCTCCCGTCGCCCCTGCCCTGGCTGAGGCCTCCTCGCCAGCCAGggtctcctgcccctccccgcgACTGGGCTCGGAGGCCAGACCGCCCCTCGCTCCAGCCTCCCCAGGGCCTGGAGACCCCAGCTCTCCCCTCCCGTGCCCCAACCCCCGTGGAACTCGAGAGCCCCCCGGGGGCTCCCCAGCAAGCTGTCCCGGAGAGACACCAAGAGGATCCTCAGAGGAGCCCCCAGTGCCTGGCTCTCAG GAGGAGGCTGGGACAGCTGAGCTGGGGGCCCCAGGAGACAGGAAGGCCAGTGAGCCAACCTTGGGAGAGCGAGTTCCTGGCCCTGCAGCTTCCTCCCTGGCCGAGGAGAAGGCTGAGTGGACTGCGGGAGAGGCCCGCCCGGCCCCTGGCTCCATCCAGGGAGCGCTGGCCCAGAGGCTGCCCTGTGCTGAGGCCTGCCGTGCAGGAGACACAGGGCCTGGGCTGAGGCCCAGGGCTGAG AGAGAGGACACGGCCGAGCTTGGGGTCCGTCTGGGGAGCGCCCTTGTGGACCATGGCCGCAACTCAGATCTGTCAGACATccaagaggaggaggaggcagaggcagaggagtTGGGTGTCAAGACTTGCTCCTTCCCGAAGCAGGGTGCTGGCAACAGCCTCAGGGACAATGGGGCCAAG ccccagcccgacCCCTTCTGTGAGACTGACAGCGACGAGGAGATCTTGGAGCAGATCCTGGAGCTGCCCCTCCAGCAGTTCTGCAGCAAGAAGCTCTTTAGCATCcctgaggaggaggaagaagaggacgaAGAGGACGAGAGGAGGCCGGCGGCAGGCTCTTCTTCCCGGGACCCTGACCCGCCTGAGCCTGCATTCCTGGGGCTGGGCTGTGACAGCGGTCGGCCCCGAGGACCTGGCCTATGTCCTTTGTCTCCCGAGCCCTCCAGGGCTGGGGACCGCCTGGAGGACATGCCTGGACTGGTTGGTGGAAGCAGCTGGAGAAAAGGAAGTGGTTCCCCCGAGAAGCCCCCCAGCCGCAGGCGGTCCCCAGATCCCCGTGAACACTGCAGCCGACTCCTCGGCAGCGGCGGGTCCCAGGGCTCTGGACGACCAGGCCCCGCCCGGGAGAGGGGCGGCCCCCCCGTGGGCGAGGGCGCCAGGGCTGGACCGGAGGCTGGTGGGAGAGGGCGGCCGGCCCCTTCGAGGAGGTGCCCCCGTGGCCCAGCCCCAGAATCGGGCCTGGCCAGCTGCCTCTCCCCCACGTGCTTGGAAATCAGCATCGAATATGATTCTGAGGATGAGCAAGAGACGGGCGGCGGGGGCATCAGCGTCACCAGCTCCTGCTACCTCGGAGATGGGGAGGCGTGGGGTGCAGCACCCACGGGAAGGCCCAGGGGGCCTCCGAAGGCCAATTCAGGCCCCAACCCCTACCCACGCCTCCCGGCCTGGGAGAAAGGGGAGCCAGAGCGGAGAGGCCGCAGTGCCACTGGCAGAGCCAAGGAGTCACCCTCCCGG GCAACAGAGACTGGGGAGCCCAGAGGGCAGGACGGCTCTGGGCGGAGGGGCCCCCAGCGGAGAGGGGGCCGGGCCCCCAGGCCAGGCTCCGCGGAGCTGG CCCCTCCGAGGAGCCCTCCAGAAGAAGCACTGGCTTACCAGGACCTACCTGTCAGGGTCTTTGTGGCTCTGTTTGACTATGACCCCGTGTCGATGTCTCCCAACCCTGATGCCGGGGAAGAGGAGCTCCCCTTCCAGGAGGGCCAGATCCTGAAG GTGTTTGGGGACAAGGATGCCGATGGCTTCTATCGGGGTGAAGGCGGGGGCCGGATGGGCTACATCCCGTGCAACATGGTGTCCGAGGTGACTGCGGACAGTCCTGCAGGGAGACAGCAGCTGCTCCAACGGGGCTATTTGTCCCCAGATGTTCTCGTTGAGGGTTCAG GGAACGGTCCCTTTGTCTACTCCACAGCTCGCACAGCTGGGCCTCCCCCCAAGCCCCGCCGCTCCAAGAAAG CTGAGTCGGAAGGCCCTGTCCAGCCCTGTGCA tgttctccccctcctcctccaggcgCCCCCCAGCCGGTCTCCTCTACTGGCCTGAAAGCTCCCCGCTCCATGGTGGCTGCATTTGACTACAACCCCCGGGAGAGTTCCCCCAACATGGATGTGGAG GCAGAGCTGCCCTTCCGGGCAGGGGACGTCATCACTGTGTTCGGGGGCATGGACGATGATGGTTTCTACTAT GGGGAACTGAATGGACAGCGGGGCCTGGTTCCATCCAACTTCTTGGAGGGCCCTGGGCCTGAGGCAGGCGGCTCAGACAGGGAGCCCGGGACACCCCAGGCCGAGGGGCAG AGAACGAGGAGGAGAAGAATCCAGTGCTAG